One Acidobacteriota bacterium DNA segment encodes these proteins:
- the uvrB gene encoding excinuclease ABC subunit UvrB codes for MAFKLVSNYEPRGDQPAAIEQLVAGIRAGEQHQVLLGVTGSGKTYTMAKVIEAINRPALVMAHNKTLAAQLYQEFKSFFPENAVEYFVSYYDYYQPEAYIAASNTYIEKEATINDELDKLRLSATRSLFERRDCIIVASVSCIYGLGSPEAYYGMLLFLEKGQRITRQSLLKRLVELQYERNDADFKRGAFRVRGDVIELYPTYDDFAYRIDMFGDEIEKLSRIDPLFGQVKQTYTRLPIYPKTHYVMSDSTRETAIERIKVELQEWLPELEAQGKKLEANRLKQRTWFDIEMMKQVGYCHGIENYSRHFTGRAPGEAPPTLLDYLPRDSMMFIDESHQTVPQSRGMYTGDQSRKKNLVNYGFRLPSALDNRPLNFAEFEQRINQVIYVSATPGPYELTKTGGVIVEQIIRPTGLVDPQIEVRPVRGQIDNLLHEIRDRAERKERVLVTTLTKRMSEDLASYYAEVGVRCRYLHSEIETLDRVKLLRELRLGEFDVLIGINLLREGLDLPEVSLVAILDADKEGFLRSAGALIQTMGRAARHLNGRSILYADVMTDSMKKAISETTRRREMQLAYNEANGITPESIIKAIDSNLVAIAEADYWTPSLEDPGEFANPVQRAEYLARLDHEMREAAKKFEFERAAILRDKIREVKQREVLA; via the coding sequence ATGGCGTTCAAACTTGTCAGCAATTATGAGCCGCGCGGGGATCAGCCGGCGGCGATCGAGCAGCTTGTCGCGGGGATTCGCGCGGGCGAGCAGCATCAGGTTCTGCTTGGCGTTACCGGCTCGGGCAAGACCTACACCATGGCCAAGGTGATCGAAGCGATCAACCGGCCCGCGCTGGTGATGGCGCACAACAAGACGCTTGCCGCGCAGCTCTATCAGGAGTTCAAGTCGTTCTTTCCCGAAAACGCCGTCGAGTATTTCGTCAGTTACTACGACTACTACCAGCCCGAAGCCTACATCGCGGCCAGCAACACTTACATCGAGAAGGAAGCGACCATCAACGACGAGCTGGACAAGCTGCGCCTGTCGGCCACGCGGTCTCTGTTCGAGCGGCGCGACTGCATCATCGTGGCGTCGGTGTCGTGCATCTACGGCCTGGGCTCGCCCGAGGCGTATTACGGCATGTTGCTGTTCCTCGAAAAAGGTCAGCGCATCACGCGCCAGTCGCTCTTAAAGCGGCTGGTCGAGTTGCAGTACGAGCGCAACGACGCCGACTTCAAGCGCGGCGCGTTCCGCGTGCGCGGCGATGTGATCGAACTCTACCCCACCTACGACGACTTTGCTTACCGCATTGACATGTTCGGCGACGAGATTGAGAAACTCTCGCGCATTGACCCGCTGTTCGGGCAGGTGAAGCAGACTTACACGCGTCTGCCCATCTATCCCAAGACGCACTATGTGATGTCGGACTCGACGCGCGAGACGGCCATCGAGCGCATCAAGGTAGAGTTGCAGGAGTGGCTCCCCGAGTTGGAGGCGCAGGGCAAGAAGCTCGAGGCGAATCGGCTGAAGCAGCGCACGTGGTTCGACATCGAGATGATGAAGCAGGTGGGCTACTGCCACGGCATTGAGAATTACTCGCGCCACTTCACCGGACGCGCGCCGGGCGAAGCCCCGCCCACGCTGCTCGATTATCTACCGCGCGATTCGATGATGTTCATCGACGAGAGCCACCAGACCGTGCCGCAGTCACGCGGCATGTACACTGGCGACCAGTCGCGCAAGAAGAACCTCGTCAACTATGGCTTCCGCCTGCCCAGCGCCCTCGACAATCGTCCGCTGAATTTCGCCGAGTTCGAGCAGCGCATCAATCAGGTGATCTACGTCTCGGCCACGCCGGGCCCCTATGAGTTGACCAAGACCGGCGGCGTGATCGTCGAGCAGATCATCAGGCCCACCGGCTTAGTCGATCCGCAGATCGAGGTGCGCCCCGTGCGCGGGCAGATTGACAACCTGCTGCACGAAATCCGCGACCGCGCCGAGCGCAAGGAGCGCGTGCTGGTTACCACGCTGACCAAGCGCATGTCGGAAGATCTGGCGAGTTACTATGCCGAGGTCGGCGTGCGCTGCCGCTATCTGCACTCGGAGATCGAGACGCTGGACCGCGTGAAGCTGCTGCGCGAGTTGCGCCTCGGCGAGTTCGACGTGCTCATCGGAATAAACTTATTGCGCGAAGGACTCGACCTGCCGGAAGTCTCGCTCGTCGCCATACTCGACGCCGACAAGGAAGGCTTCCTGCGCTCGGCGGGCGCGTTGATTCAAACCATGGGCCGCGCCGCGCGCCACCTCAACGGCCGCTCCATCCTCTACGCCGACGTGATGACCGACTCGATGAAGAAAGCCATCTCGGAGACCACGCGCCGCCGCGAGATGCAGCTCGCCTACAACGAAGCCAACGGCATCACGCCGGAGAGCATCATCAAGGCCATCGACAGCAACCTCGTCGCCATCGCCGAAGCCGACTACTGGACGCCGTCGCTCGAAGACCCCGGCGAGTTCGCCAACCCCGTCCAGCGCGCCGAATACCTCGCCCGCCTCGACCACGAGATGCGCGAAGCCGCCAAGAAATTCGAGTTCGAGCGCGCTGCAATATTGCGTGACAAAATCCGCGAAGTAAAACAACGCGAAGTCCTGGCGTAG
- a CDS encoding excinuclease ABC subunit A, with amino-acid sequence MESIRVRGCRVHNLKNIDVDIPLNHLTVITGVSGSGKSSLAFDTLYAEGQRRYVESMSAYARQFLERMEKPDADEIDGIAPSIAIRQKNTTRNPRSTVGTSTEIYDYLRLLYARVGQTYCAQCGAEVKKDTVDEVAARLLRLAHDASSSGGPESGLRAYILFPLVRADAGGAPPAAASEKSPAAVKAAKKTAASRKKAAAASIDTVLTATPLSLSDQVKARLFDLRKLGYTRLYQDGNLFEFSTPEALLDVDFRRPVWMLADRMVIDAQSRQRLVDSLELCYREGGEAIVEFTDAAGHPSLAALPARLTFNELFECKPCKLSYEVPEPRLFSFNSPYGACPRCQGFGNTIDFDEELVIPDKTRSLEDGAIEPWTKPRYRVFFTEFRKEARERGVRMDVPYYKLTAEEKEFVWDGRVEGKRGRRALVGINGFFAYLETKKYKLHVRVFLSRFRGYALCPECQGGRLRREAFAVKVGGEDIRGVCRMSIQRLRRFFDELLLGGVQEAIAGKILTEIRQRVEYLENVGLEYLTLDRLTSTLSGGEAQRIQLAASLGSHLVGTLYVLDEPSVGLHSRDTARLIRILEALRDQGNTIVVVEHDPTMMEAADRILDLGPAAGENGGRVQFAGRYHELLASNSTLTGRYLRGDLRISLPSKRRKPSPKKQIKIHGAFSHNLKEVDVAIPLGLLVAVTGVSGSGKSSLIYDVLFDALRDRGADDSGKAEKKEGGGPLFDAPAGDDSEEVAMGRKLACRRVDGAESIQKVVMVDQSPIGRTPRSNPVTYMKAFDPIRSLFADQPESRKRGYLPGHFSFNIPGGRCETCQGSGIVTVEMQFLADVELVCEDCSGTRFKPGVLEINYRGRNIHEILRLTVKEALSFFSMAITVANRLRILDEVGLGYLRLGQSATTLSGGEAQRIKLASHLAAKESEGTLFLFDEPTTGLHFDDIAKLLAAFRKLIDQGGSIVVIEHNLDVIKTADWVIDLGPEGGDRGGEVVCAGTPEQVAECPASHTGLFLRQILDRHQQWGESASDD; translated from the coding sequence GTGGAGAGCATCCGTGTGCGCGGCTGCCGCGTCCACAACCTCAAGAATATTGACGTTGATATTCCGCTCAATCATCTGACGGTCATCACCGGCGTGAGCGGCTCGGGCAAGTCGTCGCTGGCGTTTGACACGCTCTATGCCGAGGGGCAGCGCCGGTATGTCGAGTCGATGTCAGCCTATGCGCGGCAGTTCCTGGAGCGCATGGAGAAGCCAGACGCCGACGAGATTGACGGCATCGCGCCCTCCATCGCCATCCGCCAGAAGAACACCACGCGCAATCCGCGCTCCACCGTGGGCACCTCCACCGAAATTTACGATTATCTGCGCCTGCTCTACGCGCGCGTCGGGCAGACGTATTGCGCGCAGTGCGGCGCCGAAGTGAAGAAGGACACGGTGGACGAAGTCGCCGCGCGCTTGCTGCGGCTCGCCCACGACGCCAGCTCCAGCGGCGGCCCCGAAAGCGGCCTGCGCGCATACATTTTGTTTCCTCTGGTCCGCGCAGACGCTGGCGGAGCACCACCCGCAGCCGCTTCCGAAAAATCGCCAGCAGCGGTGAAGGCCGCGAAGAAGACCGCCGCCAGCCGCAAGAAAGCAGCAGCCGCAAGCATCGATACGGTCCTCACCGCAACGCCGCTTTCGCTCTCGGATCAAGTGAAGGCCCGCCTGTTCGATCTGCGCAAACTGGGTTACACGCGGCTCTATCAGGATGGCAACCTCTTCGAATTTTCCACGCCCGAAGCTCTGCTGGATGTCGATTTTCGCCGGCCCGTGTGGATGCTGGCCGACCGTATGGTGATTGACGCGCAATCGCGGCAGCGCCTGGTGGATAGTCTGGAGCTGTGTTACCGCGAAGGCGGCGAGGCCATCGTCGAATTTACTGACGCCGCCGGGCATCCTTCGTTGGCCGCGCTGCCTGCGCGGCTCACCTTCAACGAACTCTTCGAGTGCAAGCCCTGCAAACTTTCCTACGAAGTGCCCGAGCCGCGCCTGTTCTCCTTCAATAGTCCCTACGGCGCATGCCCGCGCTGCCAGGGCTTCGGCAACACCATCGACTTTGATGAGGAACTGGTCATCCCCGACAAGACGCGCTCGCTGGAAGACGGCGCCATCGAGCCCTGGACCAAGCCGCGCTACCGGGTCTTCTTCACCGAGTTCCGCAAAGAAGCGCGCGAGCGCGGCGTGCGCATGGATGTTCCCTACTACAAACTCACCGCCGAAGAAAAAGAGTTCGTGTGGGATGGCCGCGTCGAGGGCAAGCGCGGACGCCGCGCGCTGGTGGGTATCAACGGCTTCTTCGCGTATCTGGAAACCAAGAAATACAAGCTGCACGTGCGCGTCTTCCTGAGCCGCTTCCGTGGCTACGCGCTGTGTCCGGAGTGCCAGGGCGGACGCCTGCGCCGCGAAGCGTTTGCCGTAAAGGTGGGCGGCGAGGACATCCGCGGCGTCTGCCGCATGAGCATCCAGCGCCTGCGCCGCTTCTTCGACGAGCTGCTGCTCGGCGGCGTGCAGGAGGCCATCGCGGGCAAGATTCTCACCGAGATTCGCCAGCGCGTGGAATATCTGGAGAACGTGGGCCTCGAGTATTTGACTCTGGACCGGCTGACCTCCACGCTCTCCGGCGGCGAGGCCCAGCGCATTCAACTGGCCGCTTCGCTCGGCTCGCATCTGGTCGGTACGCTTTATGTATTGGACGAGCCGTCGGTGGGCCTGCACAGCCGGGACACCGCGCGGCTGATTCGCATTTTGGAGGCGCTGCGCGATCAAGGCAACACCATCGTCGTCGTCGAACATGACCCGACCATGATGGAGGCCGCCGACCGCATCCTGGACCTCGGCCCCGCCGCGGGCGAGAACGGCGGACGTGTGCAGTTCGCGGGACGCTACCACGAACTGCTGGCCAGCAATTCGACGCTCACGGGCCGCTATCTGCGCGGCGACCTGCGCATCAGCCTGCCTTCAAAACGTCGCAAGCCTTCACCCAAAAAACAGATCAAAATTCACGGAGCGTTCAGTCACAATCTGAAGGAAGTGGATGTTGCAATCCCACTGGGACTGCTAGTGGCGGTAACCGGCGTCTCCGGCTCGGGCAAGTCGTCGCTCATCTACGATGTGCTGTTCGACGCGTTGCGCGATCGCGGCGCGGACGACTCCGGCAAGGCGGAGAAGAAGGAAGGCGGCGGGCCGCTATTCGACGCACCGGCCGGCGACGACAGCGAAGAAGTAGCCATGGGTCGCAAGCTTGCCTGCCGCCGCGTGGACGGCGCCGAGTCCATTCAGAAAGTAGTGATGGTCGATCAATCGCCCATCGGCCGCACGCCGCGCTCGAATCCCGTTACGTACATGAAAGCCTTCGATCCCATCCGCTCGCTGTTCGCCGACCAGCCTGAGTCGCGCAAGCGCGGCTACCTGCCGGGCCACTTCTCATTCAACATCCCCGGTGGGCGCTGCGAGACCTGTCAGGGCAGCGGCATCGTTACGGTTGAGATGCAGTTCCTGGCCGACGTCGAGCTGGTCTGCGAGGATTGCAGCGGCACGCGCTTCAAGCCCGGCGTGCTGGAGATCAATTACCGCGGCAGGAACATTCATGAAATCCTGCGCCTCACCGTGAAGGAGGCGCTGAGTTTTTTCAGCATGGCCATCACGGTCGCCAACCGCCTGCGCATTCTCGATGAGGTAGGCCTCGGTTATCTGCGCCTCGGCCAGTCGGCGACGACGCTCTCGGGCGGCGAAGCGCAGCGCATCAAGCTGGCTTCTCATCTGGCCGCTAAAGAATCGGAAGGCACTCTGTTTTTATTCGACGAGCCCACCACGGGCCTGCACTTCGACGACATCGCGAAGCTCCTGGCCGCCTTCCGCAAGCTGATAGATCAAGGCGGCAGCATCGTGGTCATCGAGCATAACCTGGACGTCATCAAGACCGCCGACTGGGTGATCGACCTCGGCCCCGAGGGCGGCGACCGCGGCGGAGAGGTGGTCTGCGCCGGCACGCCCGAGCAGGTCGCCGAATGTCCCGCGTCTCACACCGGGCTCTTCCTGCGCCAGATACTGGACCGCCATCAGCAATGGGGCGAGTCCGCCTCCGATGATTAA
- a CDS encoding murein L,D-transpeptidase: MIWSTRRIRRVWSARSGLEIVRRWWRSMSAVGPSAVQYFFPRWSARGAHSTKIMLRRLLLFILTVPSLVALVVAPLRLAAQNGATPYVPNMKETVRVAGQAVNYTIEPGRIEMAELRKRFTSEQMALIEKLNRADLAHLPRMRQLVVPEAFGSTISNDDELDYAPLPREWPSAAQTPKAIVVHLPGQMFGGYEYGKLVRWGPISSGSDKMPTPEGFHHLNWKSKGRTSTEDPTWYMKWYFNFQNVEGRALHALEMPGYPASHSCIRMLERDAMWLYGWGEQWQLDPTGVTVMEYGTPVLLVGQYDFNSYYPWRVPQWLAQPVTLPPLPATPPIASITPPITAKPEPTAAN; the protein is encoded by the coding sequence ATGATTTGGTCAACGCGGAGAATTCGGAGAGTTTGGAGCGCCCGATCTGGACTCGAAATTGTGCGCCGATGGTGGCGCTCGATGAGCGCGGTTGGGCCGTCCGCTGTACAATACTTTTTCCCCCGCTGGAGTGCTCGCGGCGCCCACTCGACCAAGATCATGCTAAGAAGATTACTGCTGTTCATCCTGACCGTCCCGTCCCTCGTGGCTCTCGTGGTGGCGCCGTTGCGGTTGGCTGCACAAAATGGCGCGACGCCGTATGTGCCCAACATGAAGGAGACGGTGCGCGTCGCCGGGCAGGCAGTCAACTACACGATTGAGCCGGGGCGCATCGAGATGGCCGAGCTGCGCAAGCGCTTCACGTCGGAGCAGATGGCGCTGATCGAGAAGCTGAATCGCGCCGACCTGGCGCACCTGCCGCGCATGAGGCAGCTCGTGGTGCCGGAGGCGTTCGGCTCAACGATCTCTAACGATGACGAGCTCGACTACGCACCGCTGCCGCGCGAGTGGCCCAGCGCCGCGCAGACTCCCAAGGCCATCGTGGTGCATCTGCCCGGGCAGATGTTCGGCGGATATGAATACGGCAAGCTGGTGCGCTGGGGGCCGATCAGTTCGGGGTCTGACAAGATGCCCACGCCGGAGGGGTTCCATCACCTCAACTGGAAATCGAAGGGGCGCACCAGCACGGAAGATCCGACGTGGTACATGAAGTGGTATTTCAACTTCCAGAACGTCGAAGGCCGCGCGCTGCACGCGCTGGAGATGCCGGGCTACCCGGCGAGTCACTCCTGCATACGGATGCTGGAGCGCGATGCCATGTGGCTTTACGGCTGGGGCGAGCAGTGGCAGCTCGATCCCACGGGAGTGACTGTGATGGAGTACGGCACGCCGGTGTTACTAGTGGGCCAGTACGACTTCAACTCGTATTATCCGTGGCGCGTGCCGCAGTGGCTGGCCCAGCCGGTAACATTGCCACCATTGCCGGCCACCCCGCCTATCGCTTCTATAACCCCGCCCATCACGGCAAAGCCTGAACCGACTGCTGCCAACTAG
- a CDS encoding LysR family transcriptional regulator, with protein MPGNTSDYLGINSTRSLFIIQAENKYSLHYIFLYCIMAFMNFGSMQLYCDIIRLRSFSRGADEHNISQSAASQTIQQIETDMRVRLIDRSMRPFGVTAEGQKFYDTCRSILQTYEEMRAEITASLHELSGTVRVAAIYSIGLQGMSGPMQRFQSQYPQVRVRLECLHPHQVVEAVLNDEADLGLLSYPPAKRALSVVHLHDEPMVFVCHPGHRLAKKKKVAPQDLLNEPFIAFEASLAIRKAIDRALRKYEVRPQVVMEFDNVETIKQAIINGTGVGLLPGPSVTKEAGIGTLAVVPFDIPDLSRPIGAIHRRNKPLSPAVARFIELLREDTTSSSVS; from the coding sequence ATGCCGGGGAATACCTCGGACTACCTGGGAATTAATAGTACAAGAAGTTTGTTCATAATCCAAGCCGAAAATAAATATTCTTTACATTATATTTTCTTATATTGTATAATGGCCTTTATGAATTTTGGTTCCATGCAATTATACTGTGATATCATACGCTTACGAAGCTTTTCGCGGGGGGCTGACGAGCACAATATCTCCCAATCAGCCGCCAGCCAGACAATTCAGCAGATTGAAACCGACATGCGCGTGCGGCTGATTGACCGCAGCATGAGACCGTTTGGAGTAACCGCCGAGGGGCAGAAATTCTACGACACCTGCCGCAGCATCCTGCAAACCTACGAAGAAATGCGCGCCGAGATCACCGCCAGCCTGCACGAACTCTCCGGCACCGTGCGCGTGGCGGCCATCTACTCAATCGGCTTGCAAGGCATGAGCGGACCGATGCAGCGCTTTCAATCGCAGTACCCGCAGGTGCGCGTGCGGCTGGAGTGCCTGCATCCGCATCAGGTGGTGGAGGCGGTGCTGAACGACGAAGCCGACCTCGGTTTGCTCTCCTATCCACCCGCCAAGCGGGCACTCTCCGTGGTGCATCTGCATGACGAGCCGATGGTCTTCGTCTGCCATCCCGGCCATCGTCTGGCAAAAAAGAAAAAAGTCGCGCCGCAAGATTTGCTGAACGAGCCATTCATCGCCTTCGAGGCTTCCCTCGCCATCCGCAAAGCCATTGACCGTGCGCTGCGTAAGTATGAAGTCCGCCCGCAGGTGGTCATGGAGTTCGACAATGTGGAGACCATCAAGCAGGCCATCATCAACGGCACCGGCGTGGGCCTGCTGCCGGGACCAAGCGTCACCAAGGAAGCGGGCATCGGCACGCTGGCCGTCGTGCCCTTCGACATCCCCGATCTGAGCCGCCCCATCGGCGCCATCCATCGCCGCAATAAGCCGCTCTCGCCCGCCGTGGCCCGCTTCATCGAACTGCTGCGCGAGGACACCACGTCGAGTTCTGTATCGTAA
- a CDS encoding 6-bladed beta-propeller → MAYQHSWNRSLSVAALLRSFAALKMTALYDGRNELAHSLEVAQRNLYSLSYPGTLGLITGGSFMPSTNSAARLRMLYCTLIFSVAIAITGYTQKGGEYETGPYDVDTAWPQNVCGDGFQIGSVGGVWAQSQDRVFVYARGCLVTAKPTGTILPERNASGYSLSSEDPKMFPRWDHVLMVFDRNGKMVESWEQHNKLFVRPHRVVMNPYDAERNVWLIDDGAHSIYKFTNDGKKLLMTLGEFRVPGSDKTHFGRPTDIAWLPNGDFFVSDGYVNTRVVKFNKDGQYLLEWGKPGKGPSEFNTVHGIAVDNNERVYVGDRANSRVQIFDKNGKYLEEWNNLRFPYYIYMSKDQHLWVGDGYTNKILKYDLNGKMLFHWGTFGSWPGGIWGPHQFSVDEANNFYIADVHIGRIQKFKPKPGAKLEELVGQRFEVPAK, encoded by the coding sequence ATGGCATATCAGCATTCATGGAACCGCTCCCTCTCGGTCGCGGCTCTGTTGCGGTCTTTCGCTGCGCTCAAGATGACAGCCTTGTATGACGGGCGTAACGAGTTGGCCCACTCGCTTGAAGTCGCCCAACGGAACCTGTATTCTCTTTCCTACCCCGGCACATTGGGACTTATTACAGGAGGATCATTTATGCCTAGCACCAACAGCGCCGCGCGTTTGCGGATGCTCTATTGCACTTTGATATTTTCCGTCGCCATCGCCATTACCGGCTACACGCAGAAGGGCGGCGAGTATGAGACCGGCCCCTATGACGTGGACACGGCCTGGCCGCAGAACGTTTGCGGCGACGGCTTTCAGATCGGCTCGGTGGGCGGCGTGTGGGCGCAGAGCCAGGACCGCGTGTTCGTCTACGCGCGCGGCTGCTTGGTGACGGCCAAGCCCACCGGCACCATCCTGCCGGAGCGCAACGCCTCGGGCTACTCGCTCTCCTCCGAGGATCCCAAGATGTTCCCGCGCTGGGACCACGTGCTGATGGTGTTTGACCGCAACGGCAAGATGGTCGAGAGCTGGGAGCAGCACAACAAGCTCTTCGTCCGCCCGCACCGCGTGGTGATGAATCCCTACGACGCCGAGCGCAACGTGTGGCTGATCGATGACGGCGCGCACTCCATCTATAAGTTCACCAACGACGGCAAGAAGTTGTTAATGACACTGGGTGAGTTCCGCGTTCCAGGCAGTGACAAGACGCACTTTGGCCGCCCCACCGACATCGCCTGGCTGCCCAACGGCGACTTCTTCGTCAGCGACGGCTACGTCAACACCCGCGTCGTGAAGTTCAATAAGGACGGGCAGTATCTGCTCGAATGGGGCAAGCCCGGCAAGGGGCCGAGTGAGTTCAACACCGTGCATGGCATCGCGGTGGATAACAACGAGCGCGTGTACGTCGGCGACCGCGCCAACTCACGCGTGCAGATATTCGACAAGAACGGCAAGTATCTGGAAGAGTGGAACAACCTGCGCTTCCCTTATTACATTTACATGTCCAAGGACCAGCACCTGTGGGTGGGCGACGGCTACACCAACAAGATTCTCAAGTACGACCTGAACGGCAAGATGCTGTTCCACTGGGGCACCTTCGGCAGTTGGCCCGGCGGCATCTGGGGCCCGCACCAGTTCAGCGTGGACGAAGCTAACAACTTCTACATCGCCGACGTCCACATTGGCCGCATCCAGAAGTTCAAGCCCAAGCCCGGCGCCAAACTGGAAGAGCTGGTAGGCCAGCGCTTCGAAGTGCCGGCGAAGTAG